One stretch of Molothrus ater isolate BHLD 08-10-18 breed brown headed cowbird unplaced genomic scaffold, BPBGC_Mater_1.1 matUn_MA125, whole genome shotgun sequence DNA includes these proteins:
- the LOC129047114 gene encoding keratin-associated protein 10-9-like, whose protein sequence is MCTGVCRCVKVFASVHRCVQVCAGVQRCAKVCAGLYSCAQLCKGVHRCAQVCTGVCRCVWVCTGVYRCAQLCAGVQRCAKVCTGVQGCVQVCEGVYRSAQVRKGMCRCVQVCTVVYRCVRVCTGVYRCAQVCTGVYRCVTGVRRCVQVCHRCVQVCTGVHRCAQVCTGVCRYVQVCTGVYRCVQVCPGVYRYVQVCTGVYRCVQVCTGVLQVCHRCVTGVYRCVTGVSQVCSGVYRCVTGVSQVCSGVYRCACSHTFKWPRGCPHPPRVPRPPARPPPCTSPPPPFARACTPVHAPCTPVHAAPPPARCPH, encoded by the exons AtgtgtacaggtgtgtgcaggtgtgtaaAAGTGTTTGCAAGTGTGcacaggtgtgtacaggtgtgcGCAGGTGTGCAAAGGTGTGCAAAGGTGTGCGCAGGTTTGTACAGTTGTGCACAGTTGTGCAAAGGAGTCCAtaggtgtgcacaggtgtgtacgggtgtgtgcaggtgtgtatGGGTGTGTACgggtgtgtacaggtgtgcGCAGCTGTGCGCAGGCGTGCAAAGGTGTGCAaaggtgtgtacaggtgtgcaagggtgtgtgcaggtgtgtgaaGGTGTGTACAGGAGTGCACAGGTGCGCAAAGGGATGtgcaggtgtgtacag gtgtgcacagttgtgtacaggtgtgtacgggtgtgcacaggtgtgtacaggtgtgcgcaggtgtgtacaggtgtgtacaggtgtgttACAGGTGTGCgcaggtgtgtacaggtgtgtcacaggtgtgtgcaggtgtgtacaggtgtgcacaggtgtgcgcaggtgtgtacaggtgtgtgcaggtatgtacaggtgtgtacaggtgtgtacaggtgtgtacaggtgtgcccaggtgtgtaCAGGTATgtacaggtgtgtacaggtgtgtacaggtgtgttcaggtgtgtacaggtgtgttacaggtgtgtcacaggtgtgtcacaggtgtgtacaggtgtgttacaggtgtgtcacaggtgtgttcaggtgtgtacaggtgtgttacaggtgtgtcacaggtgtgttcaggtgtgtacaggtgtgcGTGCTCACACACGTTCAAGTGGCCGCGGGGCTGCCCCCATCCCCCCAGGGTCCCCCGTCCCCCTGCACGCCCCCCGCCCTGCAcgtcccccccacccccctttGCACGTGCTTGCACACCTGTGCACGCCCCCTGCACACCTGTGCAcgccgccccgccccccgcgcgcTGCCCCCACTAA